The following proteins are co-located in the Microvirga ossetica genome:
- a CDS encoding ABC transporter ATP-binding protein: MTEPASTLVSLQGIAKVFANGVAALADLDLDIRAGEFLSLLGPSGCGKSTVLRLVAGLTEPTRGRVVWPGSGAADHRGEIGFVFQDPTLMPWANVADNVWLPLRLRGVSRHDARESIAESLALVGLSDFAKAYPRELSGGMRMRVSIARALSVRPRLLLMDEPFAALDEIARFRLNDDLLRLQNELHCTIVFVTHSVYESAYLSSRIAIMSPRPGRIVAEVAGEAPGLRTRDFRTGPRYAALCGEISKILLEQTEERG; this comes from the coding sequence ATGACCGAGCCCGCATCCACGCTCGTTTCCCTGCAAGGCATCGCCAAGGTGTTTGCCAACGGCGTGGCGGCGCTGGCGGACCTCGACCTCGACATCCGCGCCGGCGAGTTCCTGTCTCTCCTCGGCCCCTCCGGCTGCGGAAAATCGACGGTTTTGCGCCTCGTCGCGGGACTGACCGAACCAACTCGCGGGCGCGTCGTCTGGCCGGGATCGGGCGCTGCGGATCATCGCGGCGAGATCGGTTTCGTGTTCCAGGATCCGACGCTGATGCCCTGGGCCAATGTGGCGGACAATGTATGGCTGCCGCTGCGGCTTCGCGGCGTGTCCCGGCACGACGCGCGGGAGAGTATCGCGGAGAGCCTCGCGCTCGTCGGCTTGAGCGATTTTGCGAAAGCCTATCCGCGCGAACTCTCCGGCGGCATGAGGATGCGGGTGTCGATCGCGCGGGCTCTTTCCGTCAGGCCGCGCCTGCTGCTCATGGACGAGCCCTTCGCCGCCCTCGACGAGATCGCGCGCTTCCGCCTCAACGACGATCTGCTGCGGCTGCAGAACGAGCTGCACTGCACGATCGTGTTCGTGACCCATTCGGTCTACGAGAGCGCCTATCTCTCGAGCCGCATCGCGATCATGTCGCCGCGCCCCGGCCGCATCGTCGCGGAGGTCGCAGGCGAGGCGCCGGGTCTGCGGACGAGGGATTTTCGCACCGGCCCGCGCTATGCCGCCCTGTGCGGAGAGATCTCAAAGATCCTGCTGGAACAGACCGAGGAGCGAGGATGA